One genomic window of Corallococcus caeni includes the following:
- a CDS encoding Hsp70 family protein, whose translation MADRPRIVGIDLGTTNTLVASVRNRIPKIVPTDRGNLILPSVVALSSKNDLLVGGVAKDQMVTNPKNTLWGTKRLIGRKYHSKAVEDLKGYFPYDIVEDPNGDAAVTMGGKLYTLPQISSFVLSQLKTIAEQFLGGPIDAAVISVPAYYNDNQRNAVKEAGRLAGFDVKRIVNEPTAAALAYGFNRGLDQKVLVYDLGGGTFDVSVLHLAGNVFEVLATGGDSFLGGADFDNRIMEYVLERFRDETKVDLTESPIALQRIKNAAEAAKIDLTLIPNVVIDLPYIEERKGKPLDLRIPLTRDYLNNLTGDLVDRTFDICDRVLAEKGISRSEIDEIILVGGQSRMPLVQQKIQAHFGKAPRKGVHPDECVALGAALLGDSLGSIDAVTLLDALSMPIGYAMPNGRVKRIIEKNSLIPMVKSFRLPPPQQPGSPFIELDIYQGDSDLMVDNEYLGTVRVPAAAAGRKIDFRLTEECLLQVQVEDASGMSRKVDLATRDTPEQLKKALQEVASRNAQAAPSSSSGASNDDRGLFSSIKSIFRRG comes from the coding sequence ATGGCGGACAGACCTCGCATCGTCGGGATTGACCTGGGCACCACCAACACCCTGGTGGCGTCCGTGCGCAACCGCATCCCGAAGATCGTCCCCACGGACCGCGGCAACCTCATCCTGCCCTCCGTGGTCGCGCTGTCCTCGAAGAACGACCTGCTGGTCGGCGGCGTGGCCAAGGATCAGATGGTCACCAACCCCAAGAACACGCTCTGGGGCACCAAGCGGCTGATCGGCCGCAAGTACCATTCGAAGGCGGTGGAGGACCTCAAGGGGTACTTCCCCTACGACATCGTCGAGGACCCCAACGGGGACGCCGCCGTGACGATGGGCGGCAAGCTCTACACGCTGCCGCAGATCTCCAGCTTCGTGCTGTCGCAGCTGAAGACCATCGCGGAGCAGTTCCTGGGCGGCCCCATCGACGCGGCCGTCATCTCCGTCCCGGCCTACTACAACGACAACCAGCGCAACGCCGTGAAGGAAGCGGGGCGGCTGGCCGGCTTCGACGTCAAGCGCATCGTCAACGAGCCCACCGCCGCGGCGCTGGCCTACGGCTTCAACCGGGGCCTGGACCAGAAGGTCCTCGTCTACGACCTGGGCGGAGGCACCTTCGACGTCAGCGTGCTGCACCTGGCCGGCAACGTCTTCGAGGTGCTGGCCACGGGCGGCGACTCGTTCCTGGGCGGCGCGGACTTCGACAACCGCATCATGGAGTACGTGCTGGAGCGCTTCCGCGACGAGACCAAGGTCGACCTGACGGAAAGCCCCATCGCCCTCCAGCGCATCAAGAACGCCGCCGAGGCCGCGAAGATCGACCTGACGCTGATCCCCAACGTCGTCATCGACCTGCCGTACATCGAGGAGCGCAAGGGCAAGCCGCTGGACCTGCGCATCCCGCTGACCCGCGACTACCTCAACAACCTCACCGGCGACCTGGTGGACCGCACCTTCGACATCTGCGACCGCGTGCTCGCGGAGAAGGGCATCAGCCGCTCGGAGATCGACGAGATCATCCTGGTGGGCGGCCAGAGCCGCATGCCGCTGGTGCAGCAGAAGATCCAGGCCCACTTCGGCAAGGCCCCGCGCAAGGGCGTGCACCCGGACGAGTGCGTGGCCCTGGGCGCGGCGCTGCTGGGCGACTCGCTGGGCAGCATCGACGCGGTGACGCTGCTGGACGCGCTGTCCATGCCCATCGGCTACGCGATGCCCAACGGCCGCGTGAAGCGCATCATCGAGAAGAACTCGCTCATCCCGATGGTGAAGAGCTTCCGCCTGCCGCCGCCGCAGCAGCCGGGGTCGCCCTTCATCGAGCTGGACATCTACCAGGGCGACAGCGACCTGATGGTGGACAACGAGTACCTGGGCACCGTCCGGGTGCCGGCCGCCGCCGCGGGCCGGAAAATCGACTTCCGCCTCACCGAGGAGTGTCTGCTCCAGGTGCAGGTGGAGGACGCGAGCGGCATGTCGCGCAAGGTGGACCTGGCCACCCGCGACACGCCCGAGCAGTTGAAGAAGGCCCTGCAGGAAGTCGCCTCGCGCAACGCGCAGGCCGCCCCGTCGAGCAGCAGCGGGGCGAGCAACGACGACCGGGGGCTCTTCTCCAGCATCAAGAGCATCTTCCGTAGGGGGTAG
- a CDS encoding SCP2 sterol-binding domain-containing protein, whose amino-acid sequence MPKFPSKEWLDEAVRLTNADPECAIAGKGWKGDFGAIIEAEKGKLDTSFVVHVEPGDCDIKRARVLSDPDDLEELEPVYLARAPYSVWKQLLLGTLDPVEAVLKRRISMRGDLQPLIERMRYKGIADRVFAALKTEFPDGP is encoded by the coding sequence ATGCCGAAATTTCCGTCGAAGGAATGGCTGGACGAGGCCGTCCGGCTCACCAATGCAGACCCGGAGTGCGCCATCGCCGGCAAGGGCTGGAAGGGCGACTTCGGGGCCATCATCGAGGCGGAGAAGGGCAAACTGGACACGTCCTTCGTCGTCCACGTGGAGCCCGGCGACTGCGACATCAAGCGGGCCCGGGTGCTGTCGGATCCGGACGACCTGGAGGAGCTGGAGCCGGTGTACCTGGCCCGCGCCCCCTATTCCGTCTGGAAGCAGCTCTTGCTGGGCACGCTGGACCCCGTGGAGGCCGTGCTCAAGCGGCGCATCTCCATGCGCGGGGACCTGCAGCCCCTCATCGAACGCATGCGCTACAAGGGCATCGCGGACCGCGTCTTCGCCGCGCTGAAGACTGAGTTCCCCGACGGCCCCTGA
- a CDS encoding TerC family protein, with amino-acid sequence MESLHTIGSPVMWGGFIAFVIAMLALDLGVFHRKAHTVSFKEAGAWSAVWVSLSLAFNAFLWWRFGAGPGMEFLTGYLIEKSLSVDNIFVFVVIFSTMKVPALYQHRVLFWGILSALVLRAAMIFAGVAMLERFHWLIYVFGAFLILTGVKLFIQRNHEEHPEDGWLMRTARRVIPSTPHFHGQHFLTVENGRRLATPLLMALMLVEASDVLFALDSIPAIFAVTRDPFIVFTSNIFAILGLRSLFFLMAGAMEKFTYLKVGLSGVLVFVGAKMALVDVVHLSPAISLGVIALVLGASIVASLVKARNTPPHAPSGDASPEAPRSTPSPAES; translated from the coding sequence TTGGAATCCCTACACACCATCGGCAGCCCCGTCATGTGGGGCGGCTTCATCGCATTTGTCATCGCGATGCTCGCACTGGACCTCGGTGTCTTCCACCGCAAGGCCCACACCGTGAGCTTCAAGGAGGCCGGTGCGTGGAGCGCGGTGTGGGTGAGCCTGTCGCTCGCGTTCAACGCCTTCCTGTGGTGGCGCTTCGGCGCCGGGCCGGGCATGGAGTTCCTCACCGGCTACCTCATCGAGAAGTCGCTCTCCGTCGACAACATCTTCGTCTTCGTCGTCATCTTCTCCACGATGAAGGTCCCGGCCCTCTACCAGCACCGGGTCCTCTTCTGGGGCATCCTGAGCGCGCTGGTGCTGCGCGCGGCGATGATCTTCGCGGGCGTGGCGATGCTGGAGCGCTTCCACTGGCTCATCTACGTCTTCGGCGCCTTCCTCATCCTCACGGGTGTGAAGCTCTTCATCCAGCGCAACCACGAGGAGCACCCGGAGGACGGCTGGTTGATGCGCACCGCCCGCCGCGTCATCCCCTCCACGCCGCACTTCCACGGGCAGCACTTCCTCACGGTGGAGAACGGCCGGCGGCTGGCGACGCCGCTGCTCATGGCGCTGATGCTGGTGGAGGCGTCCGACGTGCTCTTCGCGCTGGACTCCATCCCCGCCATCTTCGCGGTGACGCGCGACCCGTTCATCGTCTTCACGTCGAACATCTTCGCCATCCTGGGCCTGCGCTCGCTCTTCTTCCTGATGGCCGGCGCGATGGAGAAGTTCACCTACCTGAAGGTCGGCCTGTCCGGCGTGCTCGTCTTCGTGGGCGCGAAGATGGCGCTGGTGGACGTGGTGCACCTGTCCCCGGCCATCTCCCTGGGCGTCATCGCGCTGGTGCTGGGCGCCAGCATCGTGGCCTCGCTGGTGAAGGCGCGGAACACGCCGCCGCACGCGCCCTCCGGTGACGCGTCACCAGAGGCACCGCGGAGCACGCCGTCCCCCGCGGAGAGCTGA
- a CDS encoding carbohydrate-binding protein, whose amino-acid sequence MRNRSVFTSSALLLALHALGCGASPEGEPTNPTGEVSTPAPSPAPGVPAPPATPAPEPEAPPEPVPSETEAPADPAAPAPTAPPETSPAPAPSGVDGFGVTMLYPSKAGGEAWALADDATADKRFDPQGTITRNADGSWKMKSTKVRMSAYPATGYDAKQIATYDRDVLAGRGYMQAPNDWKNIEMTGFVKVNAVNNTQDNFAWYARGGKHNDKSSGCEGSSYKGGLHYDGRVRWEKETWHVSYDQAPYKPATSALKGRWVGFKAVMRNVAGTKNPEAVKLELYLNDSADKVTWTKVYDMTDDGAWGGDAQHCGGSVGAMPITWGGPIATFRWDNASDVDFKWLSVREIQP is encoded by the coding sequence ATGCGGAACCGATCTGTCTTCACGTCCAGCGCGCTGCTGCTGGCGCTCCATGCCTTGGGTTGTGGCGCGAGCCCCGAGGGAGAACCGACGAACCCGACCGGCGAGGTGAGCACCCCCGCGCCCAGCCCCGCCCCGGGCGTCCCGGCCCCCCCCGCCACGCCCGCCCCCGAGCCAGAAGCACCCCCGGAGCCCGTCCCCTCGGAGACGGAGGCCCCGGCGGACCCCGCCGCGCCCGCGCCCACCGCGCCTCCGGAGACCAGCCCCGCGCCCGCGCCCTCGGGCGTGGACGGCTTCGGCGTGACGATGCTGTACCCGTCCAAGGCGGGCGGTGAGGCGTGGGCGCTCGCGGACGACGCGACGGCGGACAAGCGCTTTGATCCGCAGGGCACCATCACGCGCAACGCGGACGGCTCCTGGAAGATGAAGAGCACGAAGGTCCGCATGAGCGCCTACCCGGCCACGGGCTACGACGCGAAGCAGATCGCCACGTACGACCGCGACGTGCTGGCGGGCCGCGGCTACATGCAGGCGCCCAACGACTGGAAGAACATCGAGATGACCGGCTTCGTGAAGGTCAACGCGGTGAACAACACCCAGGACAACTTCGCCTGGTACGCGCGCGGCGGGAAGCACAACGACAAGAGCTCCGGCTGCGAGGGCAGCAGCTACAAGGGCGGCCTGCACTACGACGGCCGCGTGCGCTGGGAGAAGGAGACCTGGCACGTGTCCTATGACCAGGCGCCGTACAAGCCGGCCACCTCCGCGCTGAAGGGCCGCTGGGTGGGCTTCAAGGCCGTCATGCGCAACGTGGCGGGCACGAAGAACCCGGAGGCCGTGAAGCTGGAGCTGTACCTCAACGACTCCGCCGACAAGGTCACCTGGACCAAGGTCTACGACATGACCGACGATGGGGCGTGGGGTGGGGACGCCCAGCACTGCGGCGGCTCCGTTGGCGCCATGCCCATCACCTGGGGTGGGCCCATCGCCACGTTCCGCTGGGACAATGCCAGCGACGTGGACTTCAAGTGGCTGAGCGTCCGGGAGATCCAGCCCTAG
- a CDS encoding Rieske 2Fe-2S domain-containing protein, with product MRITFLGHAGFAVETAGALVVMDPWLTPQGAFDSAWMQLPRNHHLAPRVKELLETPGKERFLYISHEHKDHFDPEFLATIAKRDFTVLVPKFRRSELRDIFEKYGCKRVIACEDSREIPIKGGYIKLFVSEQGTNRDSSVMVRGDGQCFLNINDCKMHDRLVRVIAEEGPIDVFSAQFSGAIWHPTCYEYPEETYSAISLKKRDSKFEAVARALDVVQPRAYIAAAGPAAFLDPALFSLNFQDVSIFPRAPALFSYLEKRLPTLPTRYLEPMPGDVLDAGTLEFVSQVPERVTTENFKEYLQTYANDMAYVFRERRRNLMREEVDEILGRLRVELQRKLDLLDLHDRVGMPLYVELTEAPTRLLRVDFKGRRVDEVPEMRDKSRYAMKVSASDIVRVLDRKLNWEDFLLSFRLRLSRNPDVYEPVLHGFLGVEVEDIREFCDGIRATESQKERTTVDAGGKRFTIQRFCPHQGADLSEGWVEEGRYVVCPRHRWQFDLQNGGACKTNNSTLCAEPVADKPEGGKVERGGDKAPVEPPRV from the coding sequence ATGCGGATCACCTTCCTGGGTCATGCGGGCTTCGCGGTGGAGACCGCCGGAGCGCTCGTCGTCATGGATCCGTGGCTGACGCCCCAGGGGGCCTTCGACTCCGCGTGGATGCAGCTGCCGCGCAACCACCACCTGGCGCCGCGCGTGAAGGAGCTGCTGGAGACGCCGGGCAAGGAGCGCTTCCTCTACATCAGCCACGAGCACAAGGATCACTTCGACCCGGAGTTCCTGGCCACCATCGCGAAGCGGGACTTCACCGTGCTGGTGCCCAAGTTCCGCCGCTCGGAGCTGCGGGACATCTTCGAGAAGTACGGCTGCAAGCGAGTCATCGCATGCGAGGACTCGCGCGAGATCCCCATCAAGGGCGGCTACATCAAGCTCTTCGTGTCCGAGCAGGGCACCAACCGCGACTCCAGCGTGATGGTGCGCGGCGACGGGCAGTGCTTCCTCAACATCAACGACTGCAAGATGCACGACCGGCTGGTGCGCGTCATCGCGGAGGAGGGGCCCATCGACGTCTTCTCCGCCCAGTTCTCCGGCGCCATCTGGCACCCCACCTGCTACGAGTACCCGGAGGAGACGTACTCGGCCATCAGTCTGAAGAAGCGCGACAGCAAGTTCGAGGCGGTGGCGCGCGCGCTGGACGTGGTGCAGCCCCGCGCGTACATCGCCGCGGCGGGCCCGGCGGCCTTCCTGGATCCGGCCCTCTTCAGCCTGAACTTCCAGGACGTGAGCATCTTCCCGCGCGCGCCGGCCCTCTTCTCCTACCTGGAGAAGCGCCTGCCCACGCTGCCCACGCGCTACCTGGAGCCCATGCCCGGGGACGTGCTGGACGCGGGCACGCTGGAGTTCGTCTCGCAGGTGCCGGAGCGCGTGACGACGGAGAACTTCAAGGAGTACCTCCAGACGTACGCGAACGACATGGCCTACGTCTTCCGCGAGCGCCGCCGCAACCTGATGCGCGAGGAGGTGGATGAAATCCTCGGCCGCCTGCGCGTGGAGCTGCAGCGCAAGCTGGACCTGTTGGATCTGCACGACCGGGTGGGCATGCCGCTCTACGTGGAGCTGACGGAGGCGCCCACGCGGCTGTTGCGCGTGGACTTCAAGGGCCGCCGCGTGGATGAGGTGCCGGAGATGCGCGACAAGAGCCGCTACGCGATGAAGGTGAGCGCCAGCGACATCGTGCGCGTGCTGGACCGCAAGCTGAACTGGGAGGACTTCCTCCTGTCCTTCCGCCTGCGCCTGTCCCGCAACCCGGACGTGTACGAGCCCGTGCTGCACGGCTTCCTGGGCGTGGAGGTGGAGGACATCCGCGAGTTCTGCGACGGCATCCGCGCCACGGAGTCCCAGAAGGAGCGCACCACGGTGGACGCCGGTGGCAAGCGCTTCACCATCCAGCGCTTCTGCCCGCACCAGGGCGCGGACCTGTCCGAAGGCTGGGTGGAGGAGGGCCGCTACGTGGTGTGCCCGCGCCACCGCTGGCAGTTCGACCTGCAGAACGGCGGCGCGTGCAAGACGAACAACTCCACGCTCTGCGCGGAGCCCGTCGCGGACAAGCCGGAGGGCGGCAAGGTGGAGCGCGGCGGCGACAAGGCGCCCGTCGAACCGCCGCGCGTCTGA
- the uraH gene encoding hydroxyisourate hydrolase — MSTLSTHVLDTSTGRPAEGLSLTLEAREGAAFRELARGVTNADGRVKDLSGANTKLPPGVYRLTFDTGAWFQARGQRGFYPSVQVLFEVTATDEHYHVPLLLSPFGFSTYRGS; from the coding sequence ATGAGCACCCTCAGCACGCATGTCCTGGACACGAGCACGGGCCGTCCCGCGGAAGGCCTCTCCCTCACGCTGGAAGCCCGCGAGGGTGCAGCCTTCCGGGAGCTGGCCCGGGGCGTCACCAACGCGGATGGACGGGTGAAGGACCTGTCGGGCGCGAACACGAAGCTTCCGCCCGGCGTGTACCGCCTCACCTTCGACACCGGGGCCTGGTTCCAGGCCCGGGGGCAGCGGGGCTTCTACCCGTCCGTGCAGGTGCTCTTCGAAGTCACCGCCACGGACGAGCACTACCACGTCCCGCTGCTGCTGAGCCCCTTCGGCTTCTCCACCTACCGGGGCAGTTGA
- the uraD gene encoding 2-oxo-4-hydroxy-4-carboxy-5-ureidoimidazoline decarboxylase has protein sequence MTTPLERLNTATTEEATQAFIRCCGSTKWVQRMLAVRPFRDADHLYAEAVDAWARTGPEDWLEAFTHHPRIGDVSKLREKFASTAQWSSQEQKGVASADEGVLQALAQGNRDYESRYGFIFLVCATGKSAAQMLELLQDRMHNTPDAELRIAAGEQAKITRIRLEKLLAS, from the coding sequence GTGACGACGCCGCTGGAGCGCCTGAACACGGCCACGACGGAGGAGGCCACCCAGGCCTTCATCCGCTGCTGCGGCAGCACGAAGTGGGTCCAGCGGATGCTGGCCGTCCGGCCGTTCCGCGACGCGGATCACCTGTACGCGGAGGCCGTGGACGCCTGGGCGCGCACGGGGCCGGAGGACTGGTTGGAGGCCTTCACGCACCACCCGCGCATCGGCGACGTGTCCAAGCTGCGGGAGAAGTTCGCCTCCACCGCGCAGTGGTCGTCGCAGGAGCAGAAGGGCGTGGCCAGCGCGGATGAAGGCGTGCTCCAGGCGCTGGCCCAGGGCAACCGGGACTACGAGTCCCGCTACGGCTTCATCTTCCTGGTGTGCGCCACGGGCAAGAGCGCCGCGCAGATGCTGGAGCTGCTCCAGGACCGCATGCACAACACCCCCGACGCGGAGCTGAGAATCGCGGCCGGGGAGCAGGCGAAGATCACCCGCATCCGACTGGAGAAGCTCCTCGCGTCATGA
- the alc gene encoding allantoicase: MQAEAPGAMHVAFADLIDLAARKVGGKALLANDEFFAPKEAMLEPGRGVFIADKYTERGKWMDGWETRRKRVPGYDWCIVKLGLPGAIHGIDVDTNHFIGNFPEYASLEACEVDGDPTPESLAEDVSRWTELVPKQRLRGGSRNLFAVANERRFTHVRLNIYPDGGVARLRVHGQVLPDWHALKKAGLVDLAAAANGGSVVTCNDQFFGTKDNLIFPGRAANMGEGWETRRKRVPGFDWIVVKLATAGTLRRAEVDTHFFKGNFPDRCSLEGIHLEEPLLDFANATHLQWKELLPQSKLQADHCHVFEKELKDVGPITHVRLNIFPDGGVSRLRLFGEPA; encoded by the coding sequence ATGCAAGCCGAAGCACCCGGGGCGATGCACGTCGCCTTCGCCGACCTGATTGATCTCGCCGCACGCAAGGTGGGCGGCAAGGCCCTGCTGGCCAACGACGAGTTCTTCGCGCCCAAGGAAGCGATGCTGGAGCCCGGGCGCGGCGTCTTCATCGCGGACAAGTACACGGAGCGCGGCAAGTGGATGGACGGCTGGGAGACGCGCCGCAAGCGCGTGCCCGGCTACGACTGGTGCATCGTGAAGCTGGGCCTGCCCGGCGCCATCCACGGCATCGACGTGGACACCAACCACTTCATCGGCAACTTCCCCGAATATGCCTCCCTGGAGGCGTGCGAGGTGGACGGGGACCCGACGCCGGAGTCGCTGGCGGAGGACGTGTCGCGCTGGACGGAGCTGGTCCCCAAGCAGCGCCTGCGCGGCGGTTCGCGCAACCTCTTCGCGGTGGCGAACGAGCGGCGCTTCACGCACGTGCGCCTCAACATCTACCCGGACGGCGGCGTCGCGCGCCTGCGCGTGCACGGGCAGGTGCTGCCGGACTGGCACGCCCTCAAGAAGGCGGGGCTGGTGGACCTGGCGGCGGCGGCCAACGGCGGCTCCGTCGTCACGTGCAATGATCAGTTCTTCGGCACGAAGGACAACCTCATCTTCCCGGGCCGCGCGGCGAACATGGGCGAGGGCTGGGAGACGCGCCGCAAGCGCGTGCCGGGCTTCGACTGGATCGTCGTGAAGCTGGCCACGGCGGGCACGCTGCGCCGCGCGGAGGTGGACACCCACTTCTTCAAGGGCAACTTCCCGGACCGCTGCTCGCTGGAGGGCATCCACCTGGAGGAGCCGCTGCTGGACTTCGCCAACGCGACGCACCTGCAGTGGAAGGAGCTGCTGCCGCAGTCGAAGCTCCAGGCGGACCACTGCCACGTCTTCGAGAAGGAGCTGAAGGACGTGGGCCCCATCACCCACGTGCGCCTCAACATCTTCCCGGATGGCGGCGTCAGCCGGCTGCGCCTCTTCGGGGAGCCGGCGTGA
- the allB gene encoding allantoinase AllB, with amino-acid sequence MSASVTVFRSERVVTPEGTRAAAVVVRDGRIEGIHATVDVPKGADVVDLGRDALLPGIVDSHAHINEPGRTDWEGFATATAAAAAGGITTVVDMPLNSIPATTSLAALRTKAEAASGQCAIDYGLWGGVIPGNAGELQAMVDAGAPGFKCFLVHSGVDEFPAATREVLDEAMPILAKAGVPLLVHAELTDHEPPFAGDVRAYASYLASRPAAWEVDAIRMMIDLCRQHRGPVHIVHLSAADALDDIAKAKAEGLPFTVETCPHYLTFTAEEIEAGATHFKCAPPIREAANRERLWAAVKSGLIDLVVSDHSPCTPALKKLEAGDFSGAWGGIAGLQLSVSAVWTGMRAHGLGLDALVDRMAHRTAKLAGLSGRKGAIRPGLDADFVVFAPEARFKVAPEDIRHKHRLTPYAGRELEGRVLRTYLRGQRIFDATEGLTGPRIGQWLPRG; translated from the coding sequence GTGAGTGCATCTGTAACCGTGTTTCGCAGTGAGCGCGTGGTGACGCCCGAGGGCACGCGCGCCGCGGCGGTGGTGGTGCGCGACGGGCGCATCGAAGGCATCCACGCGACGGTGGACGTGCCGAAGGGCGCGGACGTGGTGGACCTGGGCCGCGACGCGCTGTTGCCCGGCATCGTGGACAGCCACGCGCACATCAACGAGCCCGGCCGCACGGACTGGGAGGGCTTCGCCACGGCGACGGCGGCGGCGGCGGCGGGCGGCATCACCACCGTGGTGGACATGCCGCTCAACTCCATCCCGGCCACCACGTCCCTGGCCGCGCTGCGCACCAAGGCGGAGGCCGCGTCGGGCCAGTGCGCCATCGACTACGGCCTGTGGGGCGGCGTCATCCCCGGCAACGCGGGCGAGCTCCAGGCGATGGTCGACGCGGGCGCGCCGGGCTTCAAGTGCTTCCTCGTGCACTCGGGCGTGGACGAGTTCCCCGCCGCCACGCGCGAGGTGCTGGATGAGGCCATGCCCATCCTCGCGAAGGCGGGCGTGCCGCTGCTGGTCCACGCGGAGCTGACGGACCACGAGCCGCCCTTCGCGGGCGACGTGCGCGCGTACGCCAGCTACCTCGCGTCCCGTCCGGCCGCGTGGGAGGTGGACGCCATCCGGATGATGATCGACCTGTGCCGCCAGCACCGGGGCCCGGTGCACATCGTCCACCTGTCCGCCGCGGACGCGCTGGACGACATCGCGAAGGCGAAGGCGGAGGGCCTGCCCTTCACGGTGGAGACCTGCCCGCACTACCTCACCTTCACCGCGGAGGAGATCGAGGCCGGCGCCACGCACTTCAAGTGCGCCCCGCCCATCCGCGAGGCGGCGAACCGCGAGCGGCTGTGGGCCGCGGTGAAGAGCGGCCTCATCGACCTGGTGGTGTCGGACCACTCGCCCTGCACGCCCGCGCTCAAGAAGCTGGAGGCCGGGGACTTCTCCGGCGCGTGGGGCGGCATCGCCGGCCTGCAGCTCAGCGTGTCCGCCGTGTGGACGGGCATGCGCGCGCACGGCCTGGGCCTGGACGCGCTGGTGGACCGCATGGCGCACCGCACCGCGAAGCTGGCCGGATTGTCGGGGCGCAAAGGAGCCATCCGGCCGGGGCTGGACGCGGACTTCGTCGTCTTCGCCCCGGAGGCGCGCTTCAAGGTGGCGCCGGAGGACATCCGCCACAAGCACCGGCTGACGCCCTACGCGGGGCGGGAGCTGGAAGGCCGGGTGTTGAGGACATACCTGCGCGGCCAGCGTATCTTCGACGCCACCGAGGGACTGACGGGCCCGCGCATCGGCCAGTGGCTGCCGCGCGGATAG
- a CDS encoding NAD(P)/FAD-dependent oxidoreductase, whose protein sequence is MPDRDPLASPYRPPQGLEALEDALRRDLDILSYPARSWVPPRSTPDGRSILDVLVIGGGQSGLGAAFGLMRERVTNLLVLDDGKDGFHGPWKTFARMITLRTPKYLTGPDYNIPNLSFRAWYEAQHGAEGFQQVALIPKELWADYLLWYRRVLGIPVKCGTKAGALRWRADLDCFEVPAAHNREAEFLLARKVVLATGIDGSGRWDAPPEVQPLPRALWAHTHDPIDFDALKGKRIGVLGAGASAFDNASVALEAGAGQVDLFYRRKKLPNVNPYRWAEFAGFLRHHGDLPDAQRWRFIRQIIEMGQLPPRDTFERARRHPHFHLHAESPWVEVKQQDGQAVVRTPHATHTFDFLIIASGFTTDLSLRPELAELHPHIALWKDRFTPPENERHADLLRHPYLGPSFEFQEKQPGSARWIGGVFNYTFGCLLSLGFGGASISGMKYSLPRLVGGITKQLYLDDSERHFRALADYATTEFET, encoded by the coding sequence ATGCCCGACCGCGATCCGCTGGCCTCGCCGTACCGTCCCCCGCAGGGCCTGGAGGCGCTGGAAGACGCCCTCCGGCGCGACCTGGACATCCTGTCCTACCCGGCCCGGAGCTGGGTGCCGCCGCGCTCGACACCGGACGGCCGCTCCATCCTGGACGTGCTCGTCATTGGAGGAGGCCAGAGCGGGCTGGGCGCCGCGTTCGGGCTGATGCGCGAGCGGGTGACGAACCTGCTCGTGCTGGACGATGGCAAGGACGGCTTCCACGGGCCCTGGAAGACGTTCGCGCGGATGATCACCCTGCGCACGCCCAAGTACCTCACCGGCCCGGACTACAACATCCCCAACCTCTCCTTCCGCGCCTGGTACGAGGCGCAGCACGGCGCGGAGGGCTTCCAGCAGGTGGCCCTCATTCCGAAGGAGCTGTGGGCGGACTACCTCCTCTGGTACCGGCGCGTGCTGGGCATCCCCGTGAAGTGCGGCACCAAGGCGGGCGCGCTGCGCTGGCGCGCGGACCTGGACTGCTTCGAGGTCCCCGCCGCGCACAACCGCGAGGCGGAGTTCCTGCTCGCGCGCAAGGTGGTGCTGGCCACCGGCATCGACGGCTCCGGCCGCTGGGACGCGCCGCCGGAGGTGCAGCCCCTGCCGCGCGCGCTGTGGGCGCACACGCACGACCCCATCGACTTCGACGCGCTCAAGGGCAAGCGCATCGGCGTGCTGGGTGCGGGGGCCTCCGCGTTCGACAACGCCTCCGTGGCGCTGGAGGCGGGCGCGGGCCAGGTGGACCTGTTCTACCGCCGCAAGAAGCTGCCCAACGTGAACCCCTACCGCTGGGCGGAGTTCGCGGGCTTCCTGCGCCACCACGGCGACCTGCCGGACGCGCAGCGCTGGCGCTTCATCCGGCAGATCATCGAGATGGGCCAGCTGCCGCCGCGCGACACCTTCGAGCGCGCGCGCCGCCACCCGCACTTCCACCTGCACGCGGAGAGCCCCTGGGTGGAGGTGAAGCAGCAGGACGGCCAGGCCGTGGTGCGCACGCCGCACGCGACGCACACGTTCGACTTCCTCATCATCGCGTCCGGATTCACCACGGACCTGTCGCTGCGGCCGGAGCTGGCGGAGCTGCACCCGCACATCGCGCTGTGGAAGGACCGCTTCACCCCGCCGGAGAACGAGCGGCACGCGGACCTGCTGCGCCACCCGTACCTGGGCCCCTCCTTCGAGTTCCAGGAGAAGCAGCCCGGGAGCGCGCGGTGGATTGGCGGCGTGTTCAACTACACCTTCGGGTGCCTGCTCTCGCTGGGCTTCGGCGGCGCCAGCATCTCCGGAATGAAGTACAGCCTGCCCCGGCTGGTGGGCGGCATCACCAAGCAGCTCTACCTGGATGACAGCGAGCGCCACTTCCGCGCGCTCGCGGACTACGCGACGACGGAGTTCGAGACGTGA